One Chlorobaculum limnaeum genomic window carries:
- a CDS encoding magnesium chelatase subunit H encodes MRFLFITMEPTNNSVLKSAAAELSREFGLDLDISMFNLGLNHSRLVWERLEREIPSADFIFGSMLFSEEIVRPLEQLLETATCPVCMITSNPALISQTRVGRFSLQKNSEEEKPQGIFKQLASKLRPSHNGSGESQRQLSLVRNVGKLMKHIPGKARDIHTFISAHQFWLNGSKENMRRFLCLLIDRYIPGYKGKLPQNDPIFYPDTALYHPDAGMPFSTTFELREWQEKHRPATGEGRVAILVMRATLLSENMLHVINLLRELESRNVQCCIAYSGGLDFRPALEGFFDPASSESMPIDLVVNATGFSLVGGPAETRSAEAVGILKKIGVPCFNLIPLAFQPISHWRENNLGLTPLQTALSVAVPELDGAIEPHVFAGLEEGSDRTLPLETETRALADRVARLVRLRRKANADKKLAIVLFNFPPNLGNAGTAAFLDVFESLLRLMRKLKDEGYQIDLPASVDALRDKLLEGNRLVFGTDGNVAAHYPVEQYRKAFPVYERIEPFWGDAPGELFNDGSRFHILGAMFGNLFVGQQPSFGYERDPMRLLMAKDAAPNHAFAAFYSWLDHVFRADALLHFGTHGALEFMPGKQVGLSQECWPKRLIGALPHFYCYCVNNPSEAAIAKRRGFATLVSYMAPPLEHAGLYKGMRQLRELVGSWRSRPSSEALAEIRELAGALDLDRAEEATSDEEYITWLNNELYLIEERMIPLGLHVLGSAPTAESLVDNLALLVSHARPELDNRSLPELVCAGLRLDYEKLVEHHEEEMELRESWQRVTSICHEAVKRFVGKLPASLPHGVTTASLLDGTLAVRMDEANAWLHKSAGIRPRQLDKLWHFLNGILAAMLENREIEAVTQALAGAYIPPSPGNDLVRNPAIVPTGRNIHSLDPYSIPTPFATRAGERSAEELLAQYRRETGELPESIALILWGTDNLKSDGEGVAQALALLGARTKTDELGKIGDVELISLEKLGRPRIDIVVTVSGIFRDLLSHQARLLDRAVRLAASADEPESMNFVRKHVLRQASELGVTADEAASRIYSNAPGSYGSNVNHLIESSTWEEEEQLADAFVNRKSFAFSPEGDWRESPEILRSALKNVTLTFQNIDSFEIGLSDIDHYYEYLGGVSKSVEVLGGAKPKVMVGDTGGFGKGQKIRSLESMVALEARTKLLNPKWYEAMLEHGYEGVREIESHLTNTYGWSATASAVKNWTYQQVTETFLQDREMLERMAALNPNATMSMTRRLLEASSRGFWEADEGTIEQLQELYEELETRIEGAHSPEV; translated from the coding sequence ATGCGATTTCTCTTCATCACCATGGAGCCGACCAACAACAGCGTGCTGAAATCGGCAGCCGCCGAGTTGAGTCGGGAGTTCGGTCTCGATCTCGACATCTCCATGTTCAATCTCGGCCTCAATCACAGCCGCCTCGTCTGGGAGCGGCTCGAACGGGAGATTCCATCCGCCGACTTCATTTTCGGCTCGATGCTCTTCAGCGAGGAGATCGTCCGGCCGCTCGAACAGCTCCTCGAAACGGCGACTTGTCCGGTCTGCATGATCACGAGCAACCCGGCGCTCATCAGCCAGACTCGCGTCGGCAGGTTCTCGCTCCAGAAAAACAGTGAGGAGGAAAAGCCGCAGGGCATTTTCAAGCAGCTCGCCTCGAAGCTCAGGCCGTCACACAACGGCAGCGGCGAAAGCCAGCGCCAGCTCTCGCTGGTGCGCAACGTCGGCAAGCTGATGAAGCACATCCCCGGCAAGGCGCGGGACATACACACCTTCATCTCGGCGCACCAGTTCTGGCTCAACGGCTCGAAGGAGAACATGCGGCGCTTCCTCTGCCTGCTCATCGATCGCTACATTCCGGGCTACAAAGGGAAGCTGCCGCAGAACGACCCGATCTTCTACCCCGATACCGCGCTCTACCACCCCGACGCGGGGATGCCTTTTTCGACCACCTTCGAGCTGCGCGAGTGGCAGGAGAAGCACCGGCCCGCCACGGGCGAGGGGCGGGTGGCGATTCTGGTGATGCGCGCCACGCTGCTCTCCGAAAACATGCTGCACGTCATCAACCTGCTTCGCGAGCTGGAATCGCGGAATGTGCAGTGCTGCATCGCCTACAGCGGCGGCCTCGATTTCCGGCCCGCGCTCGAAGGCTTTTTCGATCCTGCCAGCAGCGAGTCGATGCCAATCGATCTCGTCGTCAACGCCACCGGCTTTTCGCTCGTGGGCGGCCCGGCAGAGACCCGCTCGGCGGAGGCAGTCGGCATCCTGAAAAAGATCGGCGTACCCTGCTTCAACCTCATTCCGCTCGCCTTCCAGCCGATCAGCCACTGGCGAGAGAACAACCTCGGCCTGACGCCGCTGCAGACGGCGCTCAGCGTGGCCGTGCCGGAGCTCGACGGAGCCATCGAGCCGCACGTCTTTGCCGGACTCGAAGAGGGGAGCGACCGCACCCTGCCGCTCGAAACCGAAACCCGCGCGCTGGCCGACCGGGTCGCCCGGCTGGTGCGGCTGCGGCGCAAGGCCAATGCGGACAAAAAGCTCGCCATCGTGCTCTTCAACTTCCCGCCGAACCTCGGCAACGCGGGCACGGCGGCCTTCCTCGATGTATTCGAGAGCCTGTTGCGGCTGATGCGCAAGCTGAAGGATGAGGGCTACCAGATCGACCTCCCGGCGTCGGTCGATGCGCTGCGCGACAAACTGCTCGAAGGCAACCGGCTCGTCTTCGGCACCGACGGCAACGTGGCGGCACACTACCCGGTCGAGCAGTACCGCAAAGCCTTTCCGGTCTACGAGCGCATCGAGCCGTTCTGGGGCGACGCGCCCGGCGAGCTCTTCAACGACGGCAGCCGTTTCCACATCCTCGGCGCGATGTTCGGCAACCTCTTCGTCGGTCAGCAGCCGTCGTTCGGCTACGAGCGCGACCCGATGCGGCTGCTCATGGCGAAAGACGCCGCGCCAAACCACGCCTTCGCAGCCTTCTACTCATGGCTCGACCACGTGTTCCGGGCGGACGCGCTCTTGCACTTCGGTACGCACGGGGCACTCGAGTTCATGCCGGGCAAGCAGGTCGGCCTGTCGCAGGAGTGCTGGCCGAAGCGGCTCATCGGCGCGTTGCCGCACTTTTACTGCTACTGCGTCAACAATCCGAGCGAGGCCGCCATCGCCAAGCGGCGCGGCTTCGCCACGCTGGTGAGCTACATGGCCCCGCCGCTCGAACACGCGGGTCTGTACAAGGGAATGCGCCAGCTCCGCGAGCTGGTCGGCTCGTGGCGCAGCCGTCCGTCAAGCGAAGCGCTGGCAGAGATCCGTGAGCTTGCCGGGGCGCTCGACCTCGACCGCGCGGAGGAAGCGACGAGCGACGAGGAGTATATCACCTGGCTCAACAACGAGCTGTATCTGATCGAAGAGCGGATGATTCCGCTCGGCCTGCACGTGCTCGGCTCGGCCCCGACGGCGGAGAGCCTCGTGGACAACCTCGCGTTGCTGGTCAGCCACGCCCGGCCCGAACTCGACAACCGCTCGCTGCCGGAGCTGGTCTGCGCGGGACTGCGGCTCGATTACGAAAAGCTCGTCGAACACCACGAGGAGGAGATGGAGCTGCGGGAATCGTGGCAGCGAGTCACATCGATCTGCCATGAAGCGGTGAAGCGCTTCGTCGGCAAGTTGCCCGCCTCGCTGCCGCATGGTGTCACGACCGCCTCGTTGCTCGACGGCACCCTTGCCGTCCGGATGGACGAGGCGAACGCCTGGCTGCACAAATCGGCGGGCATCAGGCCCCGGCAACTCGACAAGCTCTGGCACTTCTTGAACGGCATTCTCGCCGCGATGCTCGAAAACCGCGAAATCGAGGCGGTCACGCAGGCGCTTGCCGGAGCCTATATCCCGCCATCGCCGGGCAACGATCTGGTGCGCAACCCGGCCATCGTGCCGACCGGACGCAACATCCACAGCCTCGACCCGTACAGCATCCCGACCCCCTTCGCGACAAGGGCCGGAGAGCGCTCGGCCGAGGAGCTGCTGGCGCAGTACCGCCGCGAAACTGGCGAGCTGCCGGAGTCGATCGCGCTCATCCTGTGGGGCACGGACAATCTGAAAAGCGACGGCGAAGGGGTCGCCCAGGCGCTCGCGCTCCTCGGCGCGCGGACGAAAACCGACGAGCTGGGCAAGATCGGCGACGTGGAGCTGATTTCGCTCGAAAAGCTCGGACGCCCGCGCATCGACATCGTCGTCACGGTCAGCGGCATCTTCCGCGACCTGCTCTCGCACCAGGCGCGTCTGCTCGACCGCGCCGTGCGGCTGGCGGCATCGGCGGACGAGCCGGAATCGATGAACTTCGTCCGCAAGCACGTGCTCCGGCAGGCTTCGGAACTTGGCGTCACAGCGGACGAGGCTGCGAGCCGAATCTACTCAAACGCCCCCGGCAGTTACGGCTCCAATGTCAACCACCTGATCGAGAGCAGCACCTGGGAAGAGGAAGAGCAGCTCGCCGATGCCTTCGTCAACCGCAAGAGCTTCGCCTTCTCACCGGAGGGCGACTGGCGTGAAAGTCCGGAAATCCTCCGATCCGCCCTGAAAAATGTTACATTGACCTTTCAAAATATCGACAGTTTCGAGATCGGATTGTCTGATATTGACCACTATTATGAGTATCTTGGCGGCGTCTCGAAATCGGTCGAGGTGCTCGGCGGCGCAAAGCCGAAGGTCATGGTCGGCGACACCGGCGGTTTCGGCAAGGGGCAGAAGATCCGCTCGCTCGAAAGCATGGTGGCACTCGAAGCCCGCACCAAGCTCCTGAACCCGAAGTGGTACGAGGCCATGCTCGAACATGGCTACGAAGGGGTGAGGGAGATCGAGTCGCACCTGACCAACACCTACGGGTGGAGCGCGACCGCCTCGGCGGTCAAAAACTGGACCTACCAGCAAGTCACGGAGACCTTCCTGCAAGACCGCGAGATGCTGGAGCGCATGGCGGCGCTCAATCCCAATGCCACCATGTCGATGACCCGGCGGCTGCTCGAAGCCAGTTCGAGAGGCTTCTGGGAGGCCGACGAAGGCACCATCGAGCAATTGCAGGAACTGTACGAAGAACTCGAAACAAGAATCGAAGGCGCCCACAGCCCCGAGGTCTGA
- the bchM gene encoding magnesium protoporphyrin IX methyltransferase: MSSPSFNVEEHKKMLQSYFNGQGFQRWASIYGNDKLSTVRSTVRQGHAVMMDKAFEWLQKTGLAKGSKILDAGCGTGLFTIRLAKSGYRVKAADIASQMVNKTKEDAEKAGVAGNIEFEVSSIESVSGTFDAVVCFDVLIHYPAEGFAHAFSNLASLTKGPIIFTYAPFNNILAFQHWIGGFFPKKERRTTIQMIKDKEMQRVLGELGLKIVSQQKISFGFYHTMLMHVARR, encoded by the coding sequence ATGAGCAGCCCATCATTCAACGTCGAAGAACACAAGAAGATGCTTCAGTCCTATTTCAATGGCCAGGGCTTCCAGCGCTGGGCATCGATCTACGGCAACGACAAGCTCTCCACCGTCCGCTCAACCGTCCGGCAGGGCCACGCGGTCATGATGGACAAGGCGTTTGAATGGCTCCAGAAAACCGGCCTCGCCAAAGGCTCGAAGATTCTCGACGCCGGCTGCGGCACCGGCCTCTTCACGATTCGCCTCGCCAAAAGCGGCTACCGCGTCAAGGCGGCGGACATCGCCTCGCAGATGGTGAACAAGACGAAGGAGGATGCCGAAAAAGCTGGCGTGGCGGGTAACATCGAGTTCGAGGTCAGCTCCATCGAGTCGGTGTCGGGTACGTTCGACGCCGTAGTCTGCTTCGACGTACTGATCCACTACCCGGCGGAGGGATTCGCGCACGCCTTCAGCAACCTGGCGAGCCTCACCAAAGGGCCGATCATCTTCACCTACGCGCCGTTCAACAACATCCTCGCCTTCCAGCACTGGATCGGCGGCTTCTTCCCGAAAAAGGAGCGCCGCACCACCATCCAGATGATCAAGGACAAGGAGATGCAGCGGGTGCTCGGCGAACTTGGTCTCAAGATCGTCAGTCAGCAGAAGATCAGCTTCGGCTTCTACCACACGATGCTCATGCACGTGGCTCGCCGCTGA
- the bchE gene encoding magnesium-protoporphyrin IX monomethyl ester anaerobic oxidative cyclase — MKILMIQPNYHSGGAEIAGNWTPSWVAYIGGALKQAGFNQVKFVDAMADDLPDETIEEIIRKNQPDVVMTTNITPSIFKAQDIMKIAKKVNKNIRTIMGGIHSTFMYPQVLTEAPETDYVVRGEGEEVTVNLMKAIAAGNDKETRGDITGIAYIDEKGEVFATAAHPVIEDLDTLSPDWSLYDWDKYIYTPLNCRLAVPNFARGCPFTCTFCSQWQFWRRYRARSPKNFVDEIEVLVKKYNVGFFILADEEPTINKQKFVSLCQELIDRKLDVTWGINTRVTDIMRDEDLLPFFRKAGLVHVSLGTEAASQMNLNRFRKETTIEENKYAIKLLQKNGIVAEAQFVMGLEHETPETIEETYQLCKDWDPDMANWTIYTPWPFSDLFKELGDRVEVRDYSRYNFVSPIIKPDNMEREDVLKGVLKSYGRFYARKTFFSYPWIKDPYVRKYMLGCLKAFAQTTLTKRFYDIDRVKTKNRKIEIDLGFDQSRILTQAEVKNLKELRPEMVADMSFGLKEAGYQREHQEHNWDEFDETTIKDRTSSTVRNC; from the coding sequence ATGAAGATTCTGATGATTCAGCCGAATTATCACTCAGGCGGCGCCGAAATTGCAGGCAACTGGACGCCAAGCTGGGTTGCCTACATTGGCGGAGCTTTGAAGCAGGCTGGCTTCAATCAGGTAAAATTTGTGGATGCTATGGCCGACGACCTGCCCGATGAAACCATCGAGGAGATCATCCGCAAAAACCAGCCGGATGTGGTGATGACCACCAATATCACCCCCTCGATCTTCAAGGCGCAGGACATCATGAAGATCGCCAAGAAGGTCAACAAGAATATCCGCACCATCATGGGCGGCATTCACTCCACCTTCATGTACCCGCAGGTGCTCACCGAAGCGCCGGAAACCGATTACGTCGTTCGCGGCGAAGGCGAAGAAGTGACCGTCAACCTCATGAAGGCGATTGCCGCAGGCAACGACAAGGAGACCCGCGGCGACATCACCGGCATCGCCTATATCGACGAGAAAGGCGAGGTCTTTGCGACCGCCGCCCACCCGGTCATCGAGGATCTCGACACCCTCTCGCCCGACTGGAGCCTCTACGACTGGGACAAGTACATCTACACCCCGCTGAACTGCCGCCTGGCCGTGCCGAACTTTGCCAGAGGCTGCCCCTTCACCTGCACCTTCTGCTCGCAGTGGCAGTTCTGGCGCCGGTACCGCGCCCGCAGCCCGAAGAACTTCGTGGACGAAATCGAGGTGCTGGTCAAGAAATACAATGTTGGATTCTTCATCCTCGCCGACGAAGAGCCGACCATCAACAAGCAGAAGTTTGTCTCGCTCTGCCAGGAGCTGATCGACCGCAAGCTCGACGTCACCTGGGGCATCAACACCCGCGTGACCGACATCATGCGTGACGAAGACCTGCTGCCGTTCTTCCGCAAGGCTGGTCTGGTGCACGTTTCGCTCGGCACCGAGGCTGCCAGCCAGATGAACCTGAACCGTTTCCGCAAGGAAACCACCATCGAAGAGAACAAGTACGCCATCAAGCTGCTCCAGAAGAACGGCATCGTGGCCGAAGCGCAGTTCGTGATGGGTCTCGAACACGAAACCCCGGAGACCATCGAAGAGACCTACCAGCTCTGCAAGGACTGGGATCCCGATATGGCCAACTGGACGATCTACACGCCGTGGCCCTTCTCCGATCTCTTCAAGGAGCTTGGCGACCGCGTCGAAGTCCGCGACTACTCACGCTACAACTTCGTTTCGCCGATCATCAAGCCGGACAACATGGAGCGCGAGGATGTGCTCAAGGGCGTGCTGAAATCGTACGGACGCTTCTATGCACGCAAGACCTTCTTCAGCTACCCCTGGATCAAGGACCCGTATGTGCGCAAGTACATGCTCGGTTGCCTCAAGGCCTTCGCGCAGACCACGCTCACCAAGCGTTTCTACGACATCGACCGCGTCAAGACCAAGAACCGCAAGATCGAGATCGACCTCGGTTTCGACCAGTCGAGAATCCTGACGCAGGCAGAGGTCAAGAACCTGAAGGAGCTGAGGCCAGAGATGGTCGCCGACATGAGCTTCGGCCTCAAGGAAGCGGGCTACCAGCGCGAGCACCAGGAGCACAACTGGGACGAGTTCGACGAGACGACGATCAAGGACCGCACATCGTCCACCGTCCGCAACTGCTGA
- a CDS encoding Hsp20/alpha crystallin family protein, with protein MNLKLYGRDPLKMFEDVFNERLTPFISSMGSMMAPNFKVDISEDEKAVYLSADIPGVKKEDVKVTMEDDVISICAERTQEEEDKKKNYHRVERSWGSLSRSFALGDNVDAENITANYDNGVLKIVVPKKEPEEKKSKEIAVS; from the coding sequence ATGAACCTGAAGCTTTATGGAAGGGATCCACTGAAAATGTTCGAAGATGTGTTCAACGAAAGGTTGACGCCGTTCATCAGCTCGATGGGCTCGATGATGGCTCCAAACTTCAAGGTGGACATCAGTGAAGATGAAAAAGCCGTGTATCTCTCCGCCGACATTCCGGGCGTTAAGAAGGAGGATGTGAAGGTGACGATGGAAGATGATGTCATCAGCATCTGCGCCGAGCGCACCCAGGAAGAGGAGGATAAAAAGAAGAATTATCACCGGGTCGAGCGCTCGTGGGGAAGTCTGTCGAGAAGTTTTGCCCTTGGTGACAACGTAGACGCTGAAAATATCACTGCAAACTACGACAATGGCGTACTCAAGATCGTCGTCCCGAAAAAGGAACCTGAAGAGAAAAAGAGCAAGGAGATCGCCGTAAGCTGA
- a CDS encoding CRISPR-associated helicase/endonuclease Cas3 — protein sequence MRYPKSNRKPEAPAEHPPLPLENCLAKSRKIDADRSVAGRTVLDHCRIAGEVARELIARSPAYLREPFFPGGSALVAACHDLGKVCPTFQKKIHKAIEGADPTILDALNDVDPEIEKNWGGHAGVSQCALEALEAGKTVASIAGCHHGYAPKLGGRTADAESFGGAAWQAKRTRLLELLMEATGERLPEIRDPLHARVLAGLTSVADWIGSGAIFDDPGEPWQNRVAAAVDTAGFTPPLLAPGLSFREIFPFEPNPIQRGLIEAACRPGLYILEAPMGIGKTEAALYAAYALVAAGKARGIYFALPTQLTSNRIHGRVERFLDRVLEPDSPHRAALLLHGNAWLQEFDLGAEAAPGCSWFSSAKRGLLAPFAVGTVDQALMASMNVKHGFVRAFGIAGKVVILDEVHSYDAYTGTILDRLVGELRRLRCTVIILSATLTGERRSALLGAERSAEAAYPLITALPADAPEPLEIAPETTAGNEVTIRQTLDCEAALDEALDRADSGQQVLWIENTVSEAQEAYKLLAARSSGMAIECGLLHSRFIHRDREALEEEWVTRYGADGAAARRERGRILVGTQVLEQSLDIDADFLVTRLCPTDMLLQRIGRLWRHSFHQRPAGARCEAWIVSAQFEAAEQNPGEAFGNSAKVYSPYVLLRTLQAWAGVETLSLPGDIRGLLERTYEAKPESEAMAKHKAELQKRKEMLETFALQSVSPGLGAKPDTNVTTRYSDIDSVELLLLQSVSHNHAAGETTVTLLDGKTLTLPHDFAAGKKREQRKLAARLATQTLQVADYAAPTAPGRNTLTWLKPYFYLGDPSKSESLLRVAIVGEGGQLRLPGGGAASGDYELSYNPRLGYQYKKR from the coding sequence ATGCGATACCCAAAATCCAACAGAAAGCCGGAGGCTCCGGCTGAACATCCGCCCCTGCCGCTCGAAAACTGCCTGGCCAAATCCCGGAAAATCGATGCAGACCGCTCCGTTGCCGGGCGGACGGTGCTCGACCACTGCCGCATCGCGGGCGAGGTGGCGCGGGAGCTGATCGCCCGCTCGCCCGCCTATCTGCGCGAGCCGTTCTTCCCCGGCGGCTCCGCGCTCGTCGCCGCCTGCCACGACCTCGGCAAGGTCTGCCCGACATTCCAGAAAAAGATTCACAAGGCGATCGAGGGCGCTGACCCGACGATTCTCGATGCGTTGAACGATGTCGATCCGGAGATCGAAAAAAATTGGGGCGGACACGCGGGCGTGAGTCAGTGCGCTCTCGAAGCGCTGGAGGCGGGCAAAACCGTCGCTTCGATTGCCGGTTGCCACCACGGTTACGCGCCGAAACTCGGCGGACGAACTGCCGACGCGGAGTCGTTCGGCGGCGCGGCGTGGCAAGCCAAGCGGACGCGGCTTTTGGAATTGCTGATGGAGGCGACGGGCGAGCGGCTCCCGGAAATCCGCGATCCGCTGCACGCCCGCGTGCTGGCCGGACTGACCTCCGTGGCGGACTGGATCGGCTCCGGCGCGATCTTCGACGACCCCGGCGAGCCGTGGCAAAACCGCGTCGCCGCCGCCGTCGATACCGCCGGATTCACGCCGCCGCTCCTCGCGCCGGGGCTGTCGTTCCGGGAGATTTTTCCCTTTGAGCCGAACCCGATCCAGCGCGGCCTGATCGAGGCGGCCTGTCGCCCCGGCCTCTATATCCTCGAAGCGCCGATGGGCATCGGCAAAACCGAGGCCGCGCTCTACGCCGCCTACGCCCTCGTGGCGGCTGGGAAGGCGCGCGGCATCTACTTCGCCTTGCCGACGCAACTCACCTCCAACCGCATCCATGGGCGCGTCGAGCGCTTTCTCGACCGGGTGCTCGAACCGGACTCCCCCCACCGGGCCGCGCTGCTCCTGCACGGCAACGCCTGGCTGCAAGAGTTCGACCTCGGCGCGGAGGCCGCGCCCGGCTGCTCGTGGTTCAGCTCCGCCAAGCGCGGCCTGCTCGCCCCCTTCGCCGTCGGCACCGTCGATCAGGCGCTGATGGCCTCGATGAACGTCAAGCACGGCTTCGTGCGCGCCTTCGGCATCGCGGGCAAGGTGGTCATCCTCGACGAAGTGCACAGCTACGACGCCTACACCGGCACCATTCTCGACCGGCTGGTGGGTGAGTTGCGGCGGCTGCGCTGCACGGTCATCATCCTCAGCGCCACCCTCACCGGCGAGCGGCGGAGCGCGTTGCTCGGCGCGGAACGAAGCGCGGAGGCGGCCTACCCGCTCATCACTGCCTTGCCTGCCGACGCGCCGGAGCCGCTGGAAATCGCGCCGGAAACGACCGCCGGAAACGAGGTCACCATCCGCCAGACGCTCGACTGCGAGGCGGCGCTCGACGAAGCGCTCGACCGCGCGGATTCCGGCCAGCAGGTGCTCTGGATCGAAAACACCGTCAGCGAGGCGCAGGAGGCGTACAAACTTCTCGCCGCCCGGTCGAGCGGCATGGCAATCGAGTGCGGCCTGCTCCATTCGCGCTTCATCCACCGCGACCGCGAGGCGCTCGAAGAAGAGTGGGTGACGCGCTACGGCGCTGATGGCGCGGCGGCGCGGCGCGAGCGGGGGCGGATTCTCGTCGGAACGCAGGTGCTGGAGCAGTCGCTCGACATCGACGCCGACTTCCTCGTCACGCGCCTCTGCCCGACCGACATGCTCTTGCAGCGCATCGGGCGGTTGTGGCGGCACAGCTTCCACCAGCGCCCCGCCGGAGCGAGGTGCGAGGCGTGGATCGTCAGCGCACAGTTCGAGGCCGCCGAGCAAAATCCCGGCGAGGCGTTCGGCAACAGCGCGAAGGTTTACAGCCCCTACGTACTCTTGCGGACGCTTCAGGCGTGGGCTGGCGTGGAAACGCTTTCGCTGCCGGGCGACATTCGCGGCCTGCTCGAACGCACCTACGAAGCGAAGCCGGAGAGCGAGGCGATGGCAAAGCACAAAGCCGAACTCCAGAAACGCAAGGAGATGCTCGAAACTTTCGCGCTTCAGAGCGTCTCGCCGGGCCTCGGCGCAAAGCCCGACACCAACGTCACCACCCGCTACAGCGACATCGACAGCGTCGAGCTGCTCCTGCTGCAATCGGTCAGCCACAACCACGCGGCGGGCGAAACCACGGTGACGCTGCTCGATGGCAAAACGCTCACCCTGCCGCACGACTTCGCCGCCGGGAAGAAGCGCGAGCAGCGTAAGCTCGCCGCTCGCCTCGCTACACAAACGCTTCAGGTCGCCGATTACGCCGCGCCCACGGCGCCCGGACGCAACACGCTCACGTGGCTCAAGCCCTACTTCTACCTCGGCGACCCGTCGAAGAGCGAAAGCCTCCTGCGCGTCGCCATCGTGGGCGAGGGCGGCCAACTGAGGCTGCCCGGCGGCGGCGCGGCGTCCGGCGACTACGAACTGAGTTACAACCCGCGACTGGGCTACCAGTACAAAAAACGATAA
- the casA gene encoding type I-E CRISPR-associated protein Cse1/CasA, whose translation MHNRFNLIDEPWIPAVGKGFASLGDIFSDPDIPALGGNPVQKIALTKLLLAIGQAACTPESTEALEQLDAETFRRACRAYLEKWRDRFWLFGERPFLQMPAVRRLIEERKQTELKAVPAAPAKKKEDAEKKAEENALPRPIGTGFFPDLPAENNTILSQFQLLETTEPAEMALFVVTLMNFAFGGKRIEKNLAPLTHGFTGKSVSAKAGPSIGNYVGYLHSFLTGPTLTDTLLLNLLSREQIRDNPYWKSGLGKPPWELMPEGEDCVAANHLKNSYMATLLSLSRFVLLDGEAIYYVEGLQYPSHKEGWREPGMTISDQEKQLKVLWVDPDKRPWRELPSMLAFLESSENKGFECQFIRYGLTRATRKHPQVGIWSGGLRVSANSGDQSVKQDNDFVESLFLFRSSEIGKPWYDRFKLEMESLDQLSRKVYAATRSYFDKQNMDGGDLASNASGLFWQLCERRFPELVDACGEPDKLPAIRKATAALALQSYDTYCPKETARQIDAWAECRPNFAKHFINNR comes from the coding sequence ATGCACAACCGTTTCAACCTGATCGACGAACCGTGGATTCCCGCCGTCGGCAAAGGCTTCGCGAGCCTCGGCGACATTTTCAGCGATCCCGACATTCCCGCGCTCGGCGGCAACCCCGTGCAAAAGATCGCCCTCACCAAACTCCTGCTCGCCATCGGCCAGGCCGCCTGCACGCCGGAAAGCACGGAGGCGCTCGAACAGCTCGACGCCGAAACCTTCCGCCGCGCCTGCCGCGCCTATCTCGAAAAGTGGCGTGACCGCTTCTGGCTCTTCGGCGAACGGCCATTCTTGCAGATGCCCGCCGTCCGAAGGCTGATCGAGGAGCGCAAGCAGACCGAACTGAAAGCCGTGCCCGCCGCCCCGGCAAAGAAAAAAGAGGATGCCGAGAAAAAAGCGGAGGAAAACGCTCTGCCCCGCCCGATCGGCACGGGCTTCTTCCCCGACCTGCCCGCCGAGAACAACACGATTCTGAGCCAGTTCCAGTTGCTCGAAACCACCGAACCCGCCGAAATGGCGCTCTTCGTCGTCACGCTCATGAACTTCGCCTTTGGCGGAAAACGGATCGAAAAGAACCTCGCCCCGCTCACTCACGGATTCACGGGCAAATCGGTCTCAGCCAAGGCGGGGCCGAGCATCGGCAATTACGTTGGCTACCTGCACTCGTTCCTCACCGGCCCGACTCTGACGGACACCCTTCTGCTGAACCTGCTATCGCGGGAGCAGATTCGCGACAACCCTTACTGGAAATCGGGACTCGGCAAGCCGCCGTGGGAGTTGATGCCGGAGGGTGAAGATTGCGTCGCCGCCAACCACCTGAAGAACTCCTACATGGCGACCCTGCTCTCGCTTTCGCGCTTCGTGCTGCTCGACGGCGAGGCCATCTACTACGTCGAAGGGCTGCAATACCCAAGCCACAAAGAGGGGTGGCGCGAACCGGGCATGACGATCAGCGATCAGGAAAAACAGTTGAAAGTGCTCTGGGTCGATCCCGACAAACGCCCGTGGCGCGAACTGCCATCGATGCTCGCCTTCCTCGAAAGCAGCGAAAACAAAGGATTCGAGTGCCAGTTCATCAGGTACGGACTCACGCGGGCAACGCGAAAGCACCCGCAGGTCGGCATCTGGTCGGGCGGCCTTCGCGTCAGCGCGAACTCAGGCGACCAGTCGGTCAAGCAGGACAACGATTTCGTCGAATCCCTTTTCCTGTTCCGATCCTCCGAAATCGGGAAACCTTGGTATGACCGGTTCAAGCTGGAAATGGAGTCGCTCGACCAGCTTTCCCGAAAAGTTTATGCGGCGACAAGGAGCTATTTCGACAAACAGAACATGGACGGCGGCGACCTGGCCTCCAACGCCTCGGGTCTCTTCTGGCAGCTCTGCGAGCGGCGCTTCCCGGAGCTGGTCGATGCCTGCGGCGAACCAGACAAGCTTCCCGCCATCCGCAAAGCGACCGCCGCGCTCGCCTTGCAGTCGTACGACACCTACTGCCCGAAAGAGACGGCGCGGCAGATCGATGCGTGGGCGGAGTGCCGTCCCAATTTTGCGAAGCATTTCATCAACAACCGATAA